A region of the Granulicella aggregans genome:
GAGCCTGCCTTTGCCAAGAACTGGGCCTATGGCCAAGTCACGGGGATCATGGCCGCTCCCGACCGTCCTTCGGGAGCCAGCGCTCACGCTAAGCCGGGAGATGTAGCTCCCGATGAAGGTTTGACCCGCGGCGCTCTGCTCATCACTACGCTTCCCGGTAAAGTGCTCAGGGTCGAAGGACATCCGTCCCGGGTTATAGTCCTCGCCGATCTTCAAGACTATATCTACCGGCTCCTCCGCGATCCCTCTGGCCGCACGTTCCTCATCGCAGACTCCGGCGTATTTGATGTTTCGTCGGTCTTCGACGAGGATTCCCGGTCGGGGCTTCAGAACTCTGTCGCCGGACCTGATTCGTGGGCTTCGCTTGGCTCCGGCCATTTACTTCAGTCTGGGCATCGGCCCCTATCGCCTCTCCCCCAGATCCCAGCCCTGCTTGGCCCTCGGGCGTCCACGACACAAGCTTGCCTTACCCCTGACGGGGTCGTCTGGTTCCTGGGAGAGAACGGACTGGTGCGGCTGGCGCGTAAAGGCGATCGGGACCTATGGTCTCGTCCATCGCTTTACGGCTTCCCCGACCCGTTGCCCAGACTCGCCGGTATGGCGTGCGCTAGCGACGGAAGCCTGTGGATCACTGCGGCAGGTGCCACCATTTGGCGCGCTGTCTATCGTCCCGACGGAGAGGCCGCAAAAGGAATAGGTTCCAGCATGGGCCGTCTTACGGCGACCAAATTGGAACTACCCAAGGCTCTGCAGTCGGCAGCTGTAGTCGACATGCTCTCCGACTCTCGCGGATGGCTCTGGGTCGGCACGGATGATGGCGTGCTGGCTTGGAACGGCGTCTCATGGCACCGCTTCACACAGGAAGACGGCCTACTTTGGAACGACATCAACGATGGCAAGATGACTTCGGGGCCGGATGGCTCAATCTGGTTAGCGACCAGCGGTGGTCTCTCTCGCATCCTGCATCCCGAGCGAATGTTAGAAATACCCCTTCCGAAGATCGCTATCATCGAAGCCCGTATTGGGGAGCGTCTGGTCCCTCTCTCTGGCGCGCTAAAGCTGCCTTGGTCCCGGCAGGACATGAGCTTCGAGTTTGCTGCTCCAGACACGATCAACCGTGCCGGTCTGCGCTTCCACTACCGGCTTGCTGGCTTGCACCCCAGCTGGATCGAGAGCCGTGACCAGACTGCGCACTTTGAGAATCTGCAGCCGGGAGAATATTCATTTCAAGTCTTTGCGCTAGATAGCGTCAGCGGCGCGCACTCCGCTCCGATCGCCTTTGGCTTTCGAGTCATGCCGCCATGGTGGCGCACCTGGTGGTTCTATACCCTCTGCGGAATCGCCTGTTGCCTTGTGATTGGCTTGATCTTTCGTCTGCGCACCAGAAACCTGTTCGCTCAGCAGCGCCGTCTCGAAGGCATGGTGCTCGAACGCACTTCGCAGCTTGAGGCGAGCCGCGAAGAGCTGCACCGTCAGGCCACCCACGATGGCCTCACCGGTCTGCTCAACCGCGTTGCAGTTCTCGAAGCCTTCGACCAGGAGCTGGCTCGTGCCCAACGCGATGGCACTCCGGTGACTGTCGTTCTCGCCGACATCGACCACTTCAAACAGATAAACGACACGTACGGCCATCTCGCGGGAGACGAAGCCCTGCGAAGGTTCTCCGCGGCACTGGCGGCCGGCGTTCGCTCCTATGACCACGTCGGCCGCTACGGCGGAGAGGAGTTCTTGCTGATCCTCGTCGGCATCGGGCCAGGTGATATCGACTTAGGCGGCGTCCGCGAACGGTTAACTATGTTGCACAAGTCCATCAGCAGCTTGAGGGTGATCTACAACTCGGCCGAGTTTGCGATCAACTGCAGCCTGGGCGTCGTGCATCTGGAAGCCTTCCAGTGCGGTAGCGATCAGAAGCTCGCCCTCGCCGCCGCCGACGAGGCTCTCTATGAGGCAAAACGTGCAGGGCGCAACCGATTCGTTTTCGGCCATCTTGCAACCGAAGTGCTTCCCTAAGAGATTCCGGGCCATCCTCGTACCGAAAACCTCAGTCAGGACATCCTTCTGAGTGCCGTTAGCGACATTGAGGCTTCAAGGCTCTTCTGCAAGAGCGCGAAGCCGGAAATAGAGCCGACTTCGGCCATGCCAGACTCAGAGAACAACGCATCAGCTCGCCAAGGAAGCGCCCTCCCCCTGAAGAGACCTGGAATTCGATAGCTGTCGGCGGTTCTATTCGATCAAAGGAAACTTACGCAGGGGAGAGTTTGTATTCTGCAGTGTCGGGACACAGACGTTGCGTCTGCCATCAGACATAACGCCGTACTAAAGCTGCTCGTCGACCAGTAGTCGTTTTGTTGCCGTCAAATCCACGTGTTAAGAGAGGAATTCACCTTGAACCGCTGATTGATCGAGCATATGATCTGCTGGTCTCGAGCGGGACGCGCTTTTGCTCCTCCGGTCTGGCACGCGAAGCGTCACATGTACATTCGACCCTCATTTGCCTCTGCACATCGCGGCCGCAGCTACTTATCATCCCATCCCAAAGGACTTTCGGACTTTCCGCAGCCGAGAGACGAAACCATGACCCAAAGCGATTTGCACGTTTCTCAAGCCAACCTGCAATCAGCAAAGCGGCTGATGACACGAAGAGTTCTGTTTCGCGTCGCCACTAGAACTGCCATTCTTCTGGGTGCCACGGCACTGGGCATGGTAACGGGCAGTCTTTTAGGGGTCAGGGTCGCCCTTAACTTCATGCAGCATTCGTTACGGAGCTATGCGGTAGATCGTTTGGGGGAGGTGGACGACTACTCCGCTGAAGCCCTGCGAGTCCTTGCAAAGATGAATGCTTCGAGCCTGCCGCGTTGCTCGGAGGCGGAGCTCGGCAGCTTTCGTAGATTGCTGATGAACGATACGCACTATCTCAAAGACATTGGCCGCATGAGCGGAGGTCGCCTTGAGTGCTCCGCCATGATCGACCGCTCCAGTTTGCCTGAGTACGAGTTTCAGCCTGCCTTCGATGGTTCCGACAACTCCAAGATCTACATCAATGTGGAGCCTCTTCGAGTTGGTCCGTGGACAGCAATTGTCATGCGCATCCAGGACTCGTACGTCGCGTTCGACCCTTATCCGCGTAAAGCGGGACCTCCGGGGAGAGTGTTTACGATCACGATGCGCACCG
Encoded here:
- a CDS encoding ligand-binding sensor domain-containing diguanylate cyclase, producing the protein MPYRTTTWLLRATTLLLLCELALCAFFCSARRALGQEYVFRAYRQTSGLENLAVNSIATDRQGFLWTGTENGLYRFLGSSFQRFGAAQGIAEPYITEVFAASDGTFWAASNDNLYRWGGQGFYPAALQPVKMSRSSSLASEGSGSLLVITHNELYRLRYSPDGDSPAPGRTERFFSADQLAAHPSLDHLGAILALPDGTLWMACAKMLCSWKPNGVVTEWAEAQGVPTELYRSVFQDRQGTVWAVSLNSIVALLPGASDRPHPTFVDRSLPKTAGNGTYSRLPIACDPMGRVVVSMAGGIARWDGSGWQTVGKSNGLTSTHLTALLFDERGNLWMGAIGNGLYHWVGYADWQGWIDNQGLPSSNIWSIGPFQGNRVWVGTEKGLAILDTRSGLVTEPAFAKNWAYGQVTGIMAAPDRPSGASAHAKPGDVAPDEGLTRGALLITTLPGKVLRVEGHPSRVIVLADLQDYIYRLLRDPSGRTFLIADSGVFDVSSVFDEDSRSGLQNSVAGPDSWASLGSGHLLQSGHRPLSPLPQIPALLGPRASTTQACLTPDGVVWFLGENGLVRLARKGDRDLWSRPSLYGFPDPLPRLAGMACASDGSLWITAAGATIWRAVYRPDGEAAKGIGSSMGRLTATKLELPKALQSAAVVDMLSDSRGWLWVGTDDGVLAWNGVSWHRFTQEDGLLWNDINDGKMTSGPDGSIWLATSGGLSRILHPERMLEIPLPKIAIIEARIGERLVPLSGALKLPWSRQDMSFEFAAPDTINRAGLRFHYRLAGLHPSWIESRDQTAHFENLQPGEYSFQVFALDSVSGAHSAPIAFGFRVMPPWWRTWWFYTLCGIACCLVIGLIFRLRTRNLFAQQRRLEGMVLERTSQLEASREELHRQATHDGLTGLLNRVAVLEAFDQELARAQRDGTPVTVVLADIDHFKQINDTYGHLAGDEALRRFSAALAAGVRSYDHVGRYGGEEFLLILVGIGPGDIDLGGVRERLTMLHKSISSLRVIYNSAEFAINCSLGVVHLEAFQCGSDQKLALAAADEALYEAKRAGRNRFVFGHLATEVLP